From one Rattus norvegicus strain BN/NHsdMcwi chromosome 7, GRCr8, whole genome shotgun sequence genomic stretch:
- the Foxh1 gene encoding forkhead box protein H1, which yields MASGWDLASTYSPTTLSPQLVQALAQGYIPCMGPLDNSQLRPPEAESLSKTPKRRKKRYLRHDKPPYTYLAMIALVIQAAPFRRLKLAQIIRQVQAVFPFFRDDYEGWKDSIRHNLSSNRCFRKVPKDPAKPQAKGNFWAVDVSLIPAEALRLQNTALCRRWQNRGTHRAFAKDLSPYVLHGQPYRPPSPPPPSREDFSIKSLLGDPGKASTWPQHPRLAGQSTPAQASTLSKGEEGIGAGPSNVSDKPLWPLSSLPRPTRIEGETSQGEVIRPSPVSSDQGSWPLHLLQDSSDSMGMSRRGSRASLWGQLPTSYLPIYTPNVVMPLATLPPTSCPRCPSSASPAYWSVGTESQGSQDLLCDLDSLFQGVPPNKSIYDVWVSHPRDLAAPAPGWLLSWYSM from the exons ATGGCCTCGGGCTGGGACCTGGCCTCAACTTACAGTCCGACTACCCTGAGCCCCCAGTTGGTCCAGGCTCTGGCCCAGGGCTACATCCCTTGTATGGGGCCTCTCGACAACTCTCAGCTGAGGCCTCCAGAAGCAGAGTCTCTTTCGAAGACCcccaagaggaggaagaagagatacCTACGGCATGACAAGCCCCCCTACACTTACTTGGCCATGATCGCCTTGGTAATTCAGGCCGCACCCTTCCGCAGACTGAAACTGGCTCAG ATTATCCGTCAGGTCCAGGCAGTGTTCCCCTTCTTCAGGGACGACTATGAGGGCTGGAAGGACTCCATCCGCCACAACCTTTCCTCTAACCGGTGCTTCCGTAAG GTGCCTAAGGACCCTGCAAAGCCCCAGGCCAAGGGCAACTTCTGGGCGGTGGACGTGAGCCTGATTCCTGCAGAGGCGCTGCGCCTTCAGAACACTGCCCTGTGCCGTCGATGGCAGAACCGGGGCACACACAGAGCGTTCGCCAAGGACCTGAGCCCCTATGTGCTCCACGGCCAGCCTTATCGGCCACCCAGTCCCCCACCACCATCTAGGGAGGATTTCAGCATCAAGTCCCTGCTAGGGGACCCTGGGAAAGCATCCACATGGCCCCAGCATCCTAGGCTAGCTGGACAGAGCACTCCAGCTCAGGCAAGCACCTTgtcaaagggggaagaggggatagGCGCTGGACCCTCTAACGTCTCTGATAAGCCTCTGTGGCCCCTCAGCTCCCTTCCCAGGCCCACAAGAATAGAGGGGGAGACTTCCCAAGGGGAAGTCATCAGGCCTTCTCCCGTTTCCTCAGACCAAGGCTCCTGGCCCCTCCACTTACTTCAGGATTCCTCAGATTCCATGGGAATGTCCAGGAGGGGGAGCAGAGCTTCCTTGTGGGGACAGCTACCCACCTCTTACTTGCCCATCTACACGCCCAATGTAGTAATGCCCTTGGCCACGCTACCCCCTACCTCTTGTCCCCGGTGCCCATCTTCAGCCAGCCCAGCCTACTGGAGCGTGGGTACTGAATCCCAAGGGTCCCAGGATCTGCTCTGTGATCTGGACTCCCTCTTCCAGGGAGTACCACCCAACAAGAGCATCTATGATGTGTGGGTCAGCCACCCTAGGGACCTGGCAGCTCCTGCCCCAGGCTGGCTCCTTTCCTGGTATAGCATGTAA
- the Foxh1 gene encoding forkhead box protein H1 isoform X1 yields MFPSPTASFSHPSPFHQNDKERAWPPCPSMASGWDLASTYSPTTLSPQLVQALAQGYIPCMGPLDNSQLRPPEAESLSKTPKRRKKRYLRHDKPPYTYLAMIALIIRQVQAVFPFFRDDYEGWKDSIRHNLSSNRCFRKVPKDPAKPQAKGNFWAVDVSLIPAEALRLQNTALCRRWQNRGTHRAFAKDLSPYVLHGQPYRPPSPPPPSREDFSIKSLLGDPGKASTWPQHPRLAGQSTPAQASTLSKGEEGIGAGPSNVSDKPLWPLSSLPRPTRIEGETSQGEVIRPSPVSSDQGSWPLHLLQDSSDSMGMSRRGSRASLWGQLPTSYLPIYTPNVVMPLATLPPTSCPRCPSSASPAYWSVGTESQGSQDLLCDLDSLFQGVPPNKSIYDVWVSHPRDLAAPAPGWLLSWYSM; encoded by the exons atgttcccctcccccacagcctctttctctcacccctccccctttcaTCAGAATGATAAAGAAAGAGCCTGGCCTCCCTGTCCCAGCATGGCCTCGGGCTGGGACCTGGCCTCAACTTACAGTCCGACTACCCTGAGCCCCCAGTTGGTCCAGGCTCTGGCCCAGGGCTACATCCCTTGTATGGGGCCTCTCGACAACTCTCAGCTGAGGCCTCCAGAAGCAGAGTCTCTTTCGAAGACCcccaagaggaggaagaagagatacCTACGGCATGACAAGCCCCCCTACACTTACTTGGCCATGATCGCCTTG ATTATCCGTCAGGTCCAGGCAGTGTTCCCCTTCTTCAGGGACGACTATGAGGGCTGGAAGGACTCCATCCGCCACAACCTTTCCTCTAACCGGTGCTTCCGTAAG GTGCCTAAGGACCCTGCAAAGCCCCAGGCCAAGGGCAACTTCTGGGCGGTGGACGTGAGCCTGATTCCTGCAGAGGCGCTGCGCCTTCAGAACACTGCCCTGTGCCGTCGATGGCAGAACCGGGGCACACACAGAGCGTTCGCCAAGGACCTGAGCCCCTATGTGCTCCACGGCCAGCCTTATCGGCCACCCAGTCCCCCACCACCATCTAGGGAGGATTTCAGCATCAAGTCCCTGCTAGGGGACCCTGGGAAAGCATCCACATGGCCCCAGCATCCTAGGCTAGCTGGACAGAGCACTCCAGCTCAGGCAAGCACCTTgtcaaagggggaagaggggatagGCGCTGGACCCTCTAACGTCTCTGATAAGCCTCTGTGGCCCCTCAGCTCCCTTCCCAGGCCCACAAGAATAGAGGGGGAGACTTCCCAAGGGGAAGTCATCAGGCCTTCTCCCGTTTCCTCAGACCAAGGCTCCTGGCCCCTCCACTTACTTCAGGATTCCTCAGATTCCATGGGAATGTCCAGGAGGGGGAGCAGAGCTTCCTTGTGGGGACAGCTACCCACCTCTTACTTGCCCATCTACACGCCCAATGTAGTAATGCCCTTGGCCACGCTACCCCCTACCTCTTGTCCCCGGTGCCCATCTTCAGCCAGCCCAGCCTACTGGAGCGTGGGTACTGAATCCCAAGGGTCCCAGGATCTGCTCTGTGATCTGGACTCCCTCTTCCAGGGAGTACCACCCAACAAGAGCATCTATGATGTGTGGGTCAGCCACCCTAGGGACCTGGCAGCTCCTGCCCCAGGCTGGCTCCTTTCCTGGTATAGCATGTAA
- the Ppp1r16a gene encoding protein phosphatase 1 regulatory subunit 16A (The RefSeq protein has 1 substitution compared to this genomic sequence): MAEHLELLAEMPMVGRMSTQERLKHAQKRRAQQVKMWAQAEKEAHGNKKGHGERPRKEVAGLKPQKQVHFPPSIALLEAAARNDLEEVRQFLTSGVSPNLANEDGLTALHQCCIDDFQEMVQQLLEAGADVNARDSECWTPLHAAATCGHLHLVELLISRGADLLAVNTDGNMPYDLCEDEQTLDYLETAMANRGITQDSIEEARAVPELCMLNDLQNLLHAGANLNDPLDHGATLLHIAAANGFSEVATLLLEQGASLSAKDHDGWEPLHAAAYWGQVHLVELLVAHGADLNGKSLVDETPLDVCGDEEVRAKLLELKHKQDALLRAQGRQRSLLRRRTSSAGSRGKVVRRVSLTHRTNLYRKEHAQEAIVWQQPPVTSPEPLEDEDRQTDAELRLQPPEDDSPEVARPHNGQVGAPPGRHLYSKRLDRSVSYHLSPEESCSPDALIRDKAHHTLAELKRQRAAAKLQRPAPEGPGTCEPGLSVDTETSQPECGFSTSGDPPLLKLTAPSEEASVEKRPCCLLM; encoded by the exons ATGGCCGAGCACCTGGAGCTGCTGGCAGAGATGCCCATGGTAGGCAGGATGAGCACCCAGGAGCGGCTGAAGCATGCCCAGAAGCGACGTGCCCAGCAGGTAAAAATGTGGGCCCAGGCTGAGAAGGAGGCCCATGGTAACAAGAAGGGCCATGGGGAGCGGCCAAGGAAGGAGGTAGCTGGCCTCAAGCCTCAgaagcaggtccacttccctccCAGCATTGCCCTTCTGGAGGCTGCTGCCCGGAACGACCTGGAGGAAG TCCGCCAGTTCCTTACCAGTGGGGTTAGCCCCAACCTGGCCAATGAGGATGGCTTGACTGCACTGCACCAG TGCTGCATTGATGACTTCCAAGAGATGGTACAGCAGCTCCTGGAGGCTGGGGCTGATGTCAATGCTCGAGACAGTGAGTGCTGGACACCTCTGCATGCGGCAGCTACCTGCGGCCATCTGCATCTGGTGGAACTCCTTATTTCACG TGGTGCAGATCTCCTTGCAGTCAATACAGATGGGAATATGCCCTACGACCTGTGTGAGGATGAACAGACACTGGATTACCTCGAGACTGCCATGGCCAATCGTG GTATCACCCAGGACAGCATTGAGGAGGCCAGGGCAGTGCCAGAGCTGTGCATGCTGAATGACCTCCAGAACCTCCTGCATGCTGGGGCCAACCTCAATGACCCTTTGGATCATGGGGCCACTCTG CTGCACATCGCTGCTGCTAATGGGTTCAGTGAGGTGGCTACCCTGCTACTGGAGCAAGGAGCTAGCCTGAGCGCTAAGGACCATGATGGCTGGGAGCCTCTGCATGCTGCAGCTTACTGGGGCCAG GTACACCTGGTAGAATTGCTTGTGGCACATGGGGCTGATCTGAATGGAAAATCTCTGATGGACGAGACACCCCTTG ATGTGTGTGGTGATGAGGAGGTACGAGCCAAACTGCTGGAGCTCAAGCACAAACAGGATGCACTCCTGCGTGCCCAGGGCCGCCAGCGCTCCCTGCTGCGCCGCCGCACCTCTAGTGCAGGCAGCCGCGG GAAGGTGGTGAGGCGAGTGAGCCTGACACATCGCACCAACCTGTATCGCAAGGAGCATGCCCAAGAGGCCATTGTGTGGCAACAGCCACCAGTCACCAGTCCAGAACCTCTCGAGGATgaggacaggcagacagatgctGAACTCCGGCTGCAGCCCCCAGAG GATGACAGCCCTGAGGTGGCCAGACCACACAATGGCCAAGTAGGGGCACCCCCAGGGAGACACCTGTACTCCAAGCGTCTAGATCGGAGTGTGTCCTATCATCTGAGTCCTGAGGAGAGCTGTTCCCCTGATGCCCTCATCCGGGACAAGGCTCACCACACGCTGGCAGAGCTTAAACGGCAGCGAGCAGCTGCGAAGCTTCAGCGGCCTGCCCCTGAAGGGCCGGGGACCTGTGAGCCTGGCCTGTCTGTCGACACCGAGACTTCCCAGCCTGAGTGTGGCTTCAGCACAAGTGGAGACCCACCCCTGCTCAAGCTCACTGCCCCCTCGGAGGAGGCGTCTGTGGAGAAGAGGCCATGCTGTTTGCTCATGTGA
- the Ppp1r16a gene encoding protein phosphatase 1 regulatory subunit 16A isoform X1 — translation MAEHLELLAEMPMVGRMSTQERLKHAQKRRAQQVKMWAQAEKEAHGNKKGHGERPRKEVAGLKPQKQVHFPPSIALLEAAARNDLEEVRQFLTSGVSPNLANEDGLTALHQCCIDDFQEMVQQLLEAGADVNARDSECWTPLHAAATCGHLHLVELLISRGADLLAVNTDGNMPYDLCEDEQTLDYLETAMANRGITQDSIEEARAVPELCMLNDLQNLLHAGANLNDPLDHGATLLHIAAANGFSEVATLLLEQGASLSAKDHDGWEPLHAAAYWGQVHLVELLVAHGADLNGKSLMDETPLDVCGDEEVRAKLLELKHKQDALLRAQGRQRSLLRRRTSSAGSRGKVVRRVSLTHRTNLYRKEHAQEAIVWQQPPVTSPEPLEDEDRQTDAELRLQPPEDDSPEVARPHNGQVGAPPGRHLYSKRLDRSVSYHLSPEESCSPDALIRDKAHHTLAELKRQRAAAKLQRPAPEGPGTCEPGLSVDTETSQPECGFSTSGDPPLLKLTAPSEEASVEKRPCCLLM, via the exons ATGGCCGAGCACCTGGAGCTGCTGGCAGAGATGCCCATGGTAGGCAGGATGAGCACCCAGGAGCGGCTGAAGCATGCCCAGAAGCGACGTGCCCAGCAGGTAAAAATGTGGGCCCAGGCTGAGAAGGAGGCCCATGGTAACAAGAAGGGCCATGGGGAGCGGCCAAGGAAGGAGGTAGCTGGCCTCAAGCCTCAgaagcaggtccacttccctccCAGCATTGCCCTTCTGGAGGCTGCTGCCCGGAACGACCTGGAGGAAG TCCGCCAGTTCCTTACCAGTGGGGTTAGCCCCAACCTGGCCAATGAGGATGGCTTGACTGCACTGCACCAG TGCTGCATTGATGACTTCCAAGAGATGGTACAGCAGCTCCTGGAGGCTGGGGCTGATGTCAATGCTCGAGACAGTGAGTGCTGGACACCTCTGCATGCGGCAGCTACCTGCGGCCATCTGCATCTGGTGGAACTCCTTATTTCACG TGGTGCAGATCTCCTTGCAGTCAATACAGATGGGAATATGCCCTACGACCTGTGTGAGGATGAACAGACACTGGATTACCTCGAGACTGCCATGGCCAATCGTG GTATCACCCAGGACAGCATTGAGGAGGCCAGGGCAGTGCCAGAGCTGTGCATGCTGAATGACCTCCAGAACCTCCTGCATGCTGGGGCCAACCTCAATGACCCTTTGGATCATGGGGCCACTCTG CTGCACATCGCTGCTGCTAATGGGTTCAGTGAGGTGGCTACCCTGCTACTGGAGCAAGGAGCTAGCCTGAGCGCTAAGGACCATGATGGCTGGGAGCCTCTGCATGCTGCAGCTTACTGGGGCCAG GTACACCTGGTAGAATTGCTTGTGGCACATGGGGCTGATCTGAATGGAAAATCTCTGATGGACGAGACACCCCTTG ATGTGTGTGGTGATGAGGAGGTACGAGCCAAACTGCTGGAGCTCAAGCACAAACAGGATGCACTCCTGCGTGCCCAGGGCCGCCAGCGCTCCCTGCTGCGCCGCCGCACCTCTAGTGCAGGCAGCCGCGG GAAGGTGGTGAGGCGAGTGAGCCTGACACATCGCACCAACCTGTATCGCAAGGAGCATGCCCAAGAGGCCATTGTGTGGCAACAGCCACCAGTCACCAGTCCAGAACCTCTCGAGGATgaggacaggcagacagatgctGAACTCCGGCTGCAGCCCCCAGAG GATGACAGCCCTGAGGTGGCCAGACCACACAATGGCCAAGTAGGGGCACCCCCAGGGAGACACCTGTACTCCAAGCGTCTAGATCGGAGTGTGTCCTATCATCTGAGTCCTGAGGAGAGCTGTTCCCCTGATGCCCTCATCCGGGACAAGGCTCACCACACGCTGGCAGAGCTTAAACGGCAGCGAGCAGCTGCGAAGCTTCAGCGGCCTGCCCCTGAAGGGCCGGGGACCTGTGAGCCTGGCCTGTCTGTCGACACCGAGACTTCCCAGCCTGAGTGTGGCTTCAGCACAAGTGGAGACCCACCCCTGCTCAAGCTCACTGCCCCCTCGGAGGAGGCGTCTGTGGAGAAGAGGCCATGCTGTTTGCTCATGTGA
- the Gpt gene encoding alanine aminotransferase 1, translated as MASRVNDQSQASRNGLKGKVLTLDTMNPCVRRVEYAVRGPIVQRALELEQELRQGVKKPFTEVIRANIGDAQAMGQRPITFFRQVLALCVYPNLLSSPDFPEDAKRRAERILQACGGHSLGAYSISSGIQPIREDVAQYIERRDGGIPADPNNIFLSTGASDAIVTMLKLLVSGEGRARTGVLIPIPQYPLYSAALAELDAVQVDYYLDEERAWALDIAELRRALCQARDRCCPRVLCVINPGNPTGQVQTRECIEAVIRFAFKEGLFLMADEVYQDNVYAEGSQFHSFKKVLMEMGPPYSTQQELASFHSVSKGYMGECGFRGGYVEVVNMDAEVQKQMGKLMSVRLCPPVPGQALMDMVVSPPTPSEPSFKQFQAERQEVLAELAAKAKLTEQVFNEAPGIRCNPVQGAMYSFPQVQLPLKAVQRAQELGLAPDMFFCLCLLEETGICVVPGSGFGQQEGTYHFRMTILPPMEKLRLLLEKLSHFHAKFTHEYS; from the exons ATGGCCTCACGGGTGAATGATCAAAGCCAGGCTTCAAGGAATGGGCTGAAGGGAAAGGTGCTAACTCTGGACACTATGAACCCATGTGTGCGGAGGGTGGAGTATGCAGTTCGAGGACCCATTGTGCAGCGTGCCTTggagctggagcaggagctgCGTCAG ggtgTGAAGAAGCCGTTTACTGAGGTCATCCGTGCCAACATTGGGGATGCACAAGCCATGGGGCAGAGACCCATCACCTTCTTCCGCCAG GTCCTGGCCCTCTGTGTCTACCCCAATCTTCTGAGCAGTCCTGACTTCCCAGAGGATGCCAAGAGAAGGGCAGAACGCATCTTGCAGGCCTGCGGGGGCCACAGCCTGG GTGCCTATAGCATTAGCTCTGGAATCCAGCCGATCCGGGAGGATGTGGCGCAATACATTGAGAGAAGAGACGGAGGCATCCCCGCAGACCCGAACAACATATTTCTATCCACAGGGGCCAGCGATGCCATCGTG ACAATGCTCAAGCTGCTGGTATCTGGCGAGGGCCGTGCACGAACAGGTGTACTCATTCCCATTCCTCAGTACCCACTGTACTCAGCCGCGCTGGCTGAACTGGACGCCGTGCAAGTGGACTACTACCTGGACGAAGAGCGCGCCTGGGCTCTGGACATCGCAGAGCTGCGGCGCGCTCTGTGCCAGGCACGTGACCGTTGCTGCCCTCGAGTACTGTGCGTCATCAACCCCGGCAACCCCACTG GGCAGGTGCAGACCCGTGAGTGCATCGAGGCCGTAATCCGCTTTGCTTTCAAAGAAGGACTCTTCTTGATGGCTGATGAG GTATACCAGGACAACGTGTATGCCGAGGGCTCTCAGTTCCATTCATTCAAGAAGGTGCTCATGGAGATGGGGCCACCGTATTCCACGCAGCAGGAGCTTGCTTCTTTCCACTCAGTCTCTAAGGGCTACATGGGCGA GTGCGGGTTTCGTGGTGGCTATGTGGAGGTGGTAAACATGGATGCTGAGGTGCAGAAACAGATGGGGAAGCTGATGAGTGTGCGGCTGTGTCCACCAGTGCCAGGCCAGGCCTTGATGGACATGGTGGTCAGTCCGCCAACACCCTCCGAGCCGTCCTTCAAGCAGTTTCAAGCA GAGAGACAGGAGGTGCTGGCTGAACTAGCAGCCAAGGCTAAGCTCACGGAGCAGGTCTTCAATGAGGCTCCCGGGATCCGCTGCAACCCAGTGCAGGGCGCCATGTATTCCTTCCCTCAAGTGCAGCTGCCCTTGAAAGCGGTGCAGCGTGCTCAG GAACTGGGCCTGGCCCCTGACATGTTcttctgcctgtgcctcctggaaGAGACTGGCATCTGCGTTGTGCCCGGGAGTGGCTTTGGGCAGCAGGAGGGCACCTATCATTTCCG GATGACCATTCTGCCCCCCATGGAGAAACTGCGGCTGCTGCTGGAAAAACTCAGTCACTTCCATGCCAAGTTCACCCATGAGTACTCCTGA
- the Mfsd3 gene encoding major facilitator superfamily domain-containing protein 3 isoform X1, translating into MHGKLLPLAGLYLVQGLPYGLQSSLLPILLRARGLSLTRVGLTKGLYAPWLLKLAWAPLVDRRGTPRVWLTFSTVCLGLVCGLLAVLPPPQAGQTGLPTTVMGLLLLLNLGAAVQDVALDTLAVQLLEPKELGPGNTVQVVAYKLGSALAGGGLLVFFPTLSWPLLFLLLTATYWLAAALAWAAPALGRLSRPQVSEHTPHTSYLLQDLLAVPGTLWTAGFVLTYKMGEQGAGSLFPLLLLDHGASASDLGLWSGLGAATCSIAGSSLGGALLARHWQPLKLLRSVLQLRLGGLACQTALLLHLNTPGASLDPGTVMRGAALLSLCLQQFLGGVVTTATFTVMMHCSQLAPRALQATHYSFLATLELLGKLLPGTLAGVLADGLGPRLCFAAFLVLSALPVLDLRLAPSNLT; encoded by the exons ATGCATGGGAAGTTGCTGCCGCTGGCCGGCCTCTATCTTGTGCAGGGTCTGCCCTATGGACTGCAGTCCAGTTTGCTTCCCATTTTACTGCGGGCCCGTGGCCTCTCTCTAACGCGCGTGGGTCTGACCAAGGGATTGTATGCTCCCTGGCTGTTAAAGCTGGCGTGGGCACCGCTGGTGGACAGGCGGGGCACCCCGCGGGTCTGGTTAACATTCAGCACAGTGTGCCTGGGCCTCGTGTGTGGACTGCTGGCTGTGTTGCCTCCTCCGCAAGCTGGCCAGACAGGGCTACCTACCACCGTGATGGggctgctactgctgctgaaTCTGGGTGCAGCAGTGCAGGATGTGGCTCTGGACACACTCGCTGTGCAACTCCTAGAGCCAAAGGAGTTGGGACCCGGGAACACTGTACAGGTGGTAGCTTACAAGCTGGGATCAGCACTGGCTGGGGGTGGACTGTTGGTCTTCTTCCCCACCCTCTCTTGGCCACTGCTCTTCTTGCTTCTAACTGCCACCTACTGGCTGGCTGCTGCCTTAGCCTGGGCTGCACCAGCATTGGGCCGGCTGTCAAGGCCTCAGGTCTCAGAGCATACACCCCACACCTCCTATCTTCTACAAGATTTGCTGGCTGTGCCTGGGACCCTCTGGACAGCAGGCTTTGTGCTCACCTACAAGATGG GTGAGCAGGGTGCTGGCAGCCTGTTTCCACTTCTCCTGCTGGACCATGGTGCTTCTGCCTCAGACTTGGGGCTGTGGAGTGGCTTGGGTGCTGCGACCTGCTCCATTGCTGGCTCCTCCTTGGGTGGGGCTCTACTGGCCAGGCACTG GCAGCCACTGAAGCTGTTGAGGTCAGTGCTGCAGCTTCGACTTGGGGGTTTGGCCTGCCAGACCGCTCTGCTCCTCCACCTCAACACCCCAGGGGCCAGTCTGGACCCTGGCACAGTCATGAGAG GAGCAGCTTTGCTGAGCCTATGTCTACAACAATTTCTGGGGGGTGTGGTCACTACTGCCACATTCACTGTGATGATGCACTGTAGCCAGCTGGCACCCAGAGCCCTGCAG GCCACACATTATAGCTTCCTGGCCACGCTAGAACTGCTGGGCAAGCTGCTCCCAGGCACCCTGGCTGGAGTGCTGGCTGATGGCCTGGGCCCCCGTCTCTGCTTCGCTGCCTTCCTTGTACTCTCAGCCCTGCCCGTTCTGGATCTCCGCCTGGCACCCAGTAACCTGACCTGA
- the Mfsd3 gene encoding major facilitator superfamily domain-containing protein 3, producing the protein MHGKLLPLAGLYLVQGLPYGLQSSLLPILLRARGLSLTRVGLTKGLYAPWLLKLAWAPLVDRRGTPRVWLTFSTVCLGLVCGLLAVLPPPQAGQTGLPTTVMGLLLLLNLGAAVQDVALDTLAVQLLEPKELGPGNTVQVVAYKLGSALAGGGLLVFFPTLSWPLLFLLLTATYWLAAALAWAAPALGRLSRPQVSEHTPHTSYLLQDLLAVPGTLWTAGFVLTYKMGEQGAGSLFPLLLLDHGASASDLGLWSGLGAATCSIAGSSLGGALLARHCSHPRQPLKLLRSVLQLRLGGLACQTALLLHLNTPGASLDPGTVMRGAALLSLCLQQFLGGVVTTATFTVMMHCSQLAPRALQATHYSFLATLELLGKLLPGTLAGVLADGLGPRLCFAAFLVLSALPVLDLRLAPSNLT; encoded by the exons ATGCATGGGAAGTTGCTGCCGCTGGCCGGCCTCTATCTTGTGCAGGGTCTGCCCTATGGACTGCAGTCCAGTTTGCTTCCCATTTTACTGCGGGCCCGTGGCCTCTCTCTAACGCGCGTGGGTCTGACCAAGGGATTGTATGCTCCCTGGCTGTTAAAGCTGGCGTGGGCACCGCTGGTGGACAGGCGGGGCACCCCGCGGGTCTGGTTAACATTCAGCACAGTGTGCCTGGGCCTCGTGTGTGGACTGCTGGCTGTGTTGCCTCCTCCGCAAGCTGGCCAGACAGGGCTACCTACCACCGTGATGGggctgctactgctgctgaaTCTGGGTGCAGCAGTGCAGGATGTGGCTCTGGACACACTCGCTGTGCAACTCCTAGAGCCAAAGGAGTTGGGACCCGGGAACACTGTACAGGTGGTAGCTTACAAGCTGGGATCAGCACTGGCTGGGGGTGGACTGTTGGTCTTCTTCCCCACCCTCTCTTGGCCACTGCTCTTCTTGCTTCTAACTGCCACCTACTGGCTGGCTGCTGCCTTAGCCTGGGCTGCACCAGCATTGGGCCGGCTGTCAAGGCCTCAGGTCTCAGAGCATACACCCCACACCTCCTATCTTCTACAAGATTTGCTGGCTGTGCCTGGGACCCTCTGGACAGCAGGCTTTGTGCTCACCTACAAGATGG GTGAGCAGGGTGCTGGCAGCCTGTTTCCACTTCTCCTGCTGGACCATGGTGCTTCTGCCTCAGACTTGGGGCTGTGGAGTGGCTTGGGTGCTGCGACCTGCTCCATTGCTGGCTCCTCCTTGGGTGGGGCTCTACTGGCCAGGCACTG TTCCCATCCCAGGCAGCCACTGAAGCTGTTGAGGTCAGTGCTGCAGCTTCGACTTGGGGGTTTGGCCTGCCAGACCGCTCTGCTCCTCCACCTCAACACCCCAGGGGCCAGTCTGGACCCTGGCACAGTCATGAGAG GAGCAGCTTTGCTGAGCCTATGTCTACAACAATTTCTGGGGGGTGTGGTCACTACTGCCACATTCACTGTGATGATGCACTGTAGCCAGCTGGCACCCAGAGCCCTGCAG GCCACACATTATAGCTTCCTGGCCACGCTAGAACTGCTGGGCAAGCTGCTCCCAGGCACCCTGGCTGGAGTGCTGGCTGATGGCCTGGGCCCCCGTCTCTGCTTCGCTGCCTTCCTTGTACTCTCAGCCCTGCCCGTTCTGGATCTCCGCCTGGCACCCAGTAACCTGACCTGA